The genome window TTGTTCAATTGGAATGCAAAACTTTTCAAATAGCTTTTTACGAATCCTGTTATTACCAATAGCTAAACAGTATTGAAATTCTTCTTTCTGTAATGTATCTAGTAAGCTAGTATTGCCCTGGATAATACCTTCTTTTTTAACAGTTTTAGTAAAAGCATCATCAACTATTGCATATAGCTCTATATCTCTATTTTCAGCAACTATATCTTGAATCACCTTGCTATGCCCGCCAGCACCAATTAGAACTAATTTAGTCACTTATTAGACACCTTCTTTTGATCAGAACCTTTAAACTTCTCAATCGTAGCTTGTCCATCTTGATTGATACCTTCTGATTTAAATACTTTAACAACGGTTAAAAACAGTATTTTAATGTCTAACCAAAACGACTGATTATCAACATACCATACATCTAATTTAAACTTTTCTTCCCAACTGATTGCATTTCTTCCATTCACCTGTGCCCATCCAGTAATTCCAGGTCTTACTTCATGTCGGCGGGATTGTTCGGATGTGTATAAAGGTAAGTATTCCATCAATAATGGGCGAGGACCAACTAAACTAATATCACCCTTCAGTACATTAAAAAGCTGAGGAAGTTCATCTAAACTAAATTTACGTATAAATTTACCAACTTTTGTTAAACGTATATTATCTGGTAAAAGCTCTCCTTTTTCATCGCGTTCATCCGTCATAGTTCTAAATTTATAAACGTAAAAGGGGTTACCTTGTATTCCTGGACGTTCTTGTTTAAATAGTACTGGTGAACCCAGTTTTAATCGAACTATAATTGCGGTTATTATTATAAATACTGATAGAAGTACTATTGCTACCAACGCAACTATAAAATCGAAAAATCTCTTTATTTTAATCACCTACCTAACAAAAATATATTTATTTCCATTCAACCTGAAATTGGAGATACTAGACCTACACTTATAATTATGTAGGTCTAACTTCATCTTCATCTAAACCATATATTTTACAATCGCATCTGCAATTCTTCTAGATGCTTCACCATCGCCGTATGGATTGGATGCTTTTGCCATTTTATCATGTGCTGCTTTGTCTGAAAGTAGTTCATTCGCAACATTGAAGATTGTATCCTCGTCTGTTCCAACTAACTTCAATGTGCCTGCTTCAATTCCTTCTGGTCGTTCTGTTGTATCACGAAGTACAAGCACTGGGACCCCTAGAGATGGAGCCTCTTCTTGCACGCCACCAGAATCCGTTAAAATTAAGTATGCATGTGCAGCAAAATTATGGAAGTCAACAACATCAAGTGGATTAATTAATTGAATTCGATCATCGTTTCCCAAAATTTCATTCGCTGTTTCTTGGACAACTGGATTTAAGTGGACTGGATAGACAACTTGGATGTCATCATGTTTTTCCACTAATCGTTTAATTGCACGAAACATCTGCTGCATGTTGCTGCCAAGATTTTCACGTCGATGTGCAGTCATTAATACGAGTCGCTTATCACCGAGTGCATCAATAATTGGACTTGAATAATCCTTATGAACTGTTGTTTTCAACGCATCAATTGCCGTATTTCCAGTTACATAAATACGGTCTGCTGGTTTATTTTCATCCAACAGATTTTGCTTCGATTTCTCTGTCGGTGAGAAGTGTAAATCAGCCATTACACCTGTAAGTTGGCGGTTCATTTCTTCCGGAAACGGAGAGTACTTATTCCAAGTACGAAGTCCAGCTTCCACGTGACCGACTGCAATTTGGTTATAATATGCTGCAAGTGAGCCTGCAAAAGTCGTACTCGTATCACCATGTACTAACACGATATCCGGTTGAACCTTTTTCATCACTTCATCAAGACCTTCTAAAGCACGGGTCGTGATTTGTGCTAACGTTTGTTGCTTCTTCATGATATTTAAATCATAGTCAGGTGTTATGCTGAAGATATCAAGTACTTGATCAAGCATTTCTCGATGCTGTGCAGTTACCGTTACAATCGACTCAAATTCGTCTGATCGTTTGTTTAGTTCTAAAACAAGTGGCGCCATTTTAATTGCTTCTGGTCTTGTTCCAAAAATAGTCATTACTTTAATGCGTTTGCTCATTTTATCACTTCGCTTTCTCCGTTATCTTCTTAACGAAACACAAAATCAGTTAAGTGTACATATTAGTTGTGTACTTCTCTGGAATCTGCATAATCCAACTCATACAAATTACCGAAATTATAATGGTTTACTTCAGCGCTCGCATTTTGAATACAATTCTTAGTATCTAATACATTAGCTGCTCGCATTAAGTTGCTTATCTCTTTCCAATTTAAATTCTTAAATTCATTATGATCAGTAAGAATTAACAAGATATCAGCACCTTGCAATGCTTCTTCATAGGTGGAAAGTGCAAAATCTACCTGTTCTTGTTTAACATATGGATCATAAATCTTCGTGTTAAAACCTTCAAACATTAATTGCTTAACAATCTTAATTGCTGGACTTTCTCTAATATCATCAATATTTCCTTTATAAGCCAACCCAAACACAGCAATTTTCGAAGATTTATCTACAGCTTTTCTCACTTGATTAACAACAAACTCAGGCATAGACTCATTTATTGTTCTTGCATTTGTAATTAATTTTGCATTATCCGGGTCTTTTTCAATGATAAAGTATGGATCTACAGCTAAACAGTGTCCTCCTACTCCAGGGCCTGGTTGATGAACATTCACCCTTGGATGTTCGTTTGCTAAAGAAATTACTTCTAAGGCATCTATATTTAATCCTTCAGAGATTTTTGTTAATTCGTTAGCTAACGCAATATTAACATCACGATAAGTATTTTCCATTAATTTAGACATTTCCGCGCTTTCTGCACTTGTTTCTAAAACTTTTCCTTTTACAAAAGTTCGATATACTTCGGCAGCTTTTTCAGTAGAAACAGTATTAATTCCACCTACAATTCTGTTATTCTCATAAAGTTCTATAAGAATCCTTCCAGGTAATACACGTTCAGGACAGTGTGCTAAATAGACATCATCACCAGATTCAAAACCAGCTTCATCTAGAATAGGAGCCACTACATCTCTTGTAGTTCTTGGTGGTATAGTTGATTCGACAATAATTGTATTTCCTTTTTTTAATACAGGTAAAATAGACTTAACTGCACTTTCAACATACTTTAAATTTGCGGATTGATCTTCATTGTGTGGAGTAGGAACAGCTACAATAAATACATCGGATTCTACTGGTGACATTCTTGCAACAAATTTATTCTCATTTACTACTTTTGCTACTAATTCATCTAATCCATTCTCTTCTATAATAACTTTTCCTTTATTTAATTCATCTACTACTAGAGAATTAACATCCACCCCTGTAACCTTCCATCCATTTTCTGCAAAAACTACCGCTGTCGGTAACCCAATGTACCCTAATCCCACTACACATAAATTTTTAGACATTTTTATTCACAACCCTTTCTATTTCATTAATATAGTCTTTTGCTAAAGATTCCCTATTAAAATGTTGTGTGACATATTTATAACCATTTTTACCTAGTTCTTTTAGATGCTCGGTATCATTGTATAATTTTAAAATCAAGCGTTTAAATTCTTCGGAATTATTTGGATCAACGTAATATCCACTTTCACTTTTCTCTACTAGTTCTCTAGCAACACCATCTATTCCTAATAAAATTGGTTTTGCACAGGACATATAGTCAAACACTTTATTTGGATACACAGTTTTAAAGGTATCATTCTTTTGTAATACTGCTGTACAAATATCTGAAGCATTACAAATATCAGGTATTATGCTCTTGGGCTGTGAATCAATAAAAATAACATTCTCAATCTTTTCTTTAATTGCACGTTTCTTCAAGCGGTCTTTTTCCATTCCATCCCCAACCAATAAAAAAACAATATCTTTAAGTGAAGAACACTTCTTGGCAACATTAAGAATGGAGTCTAAGTTATTTGCCACCCCATGCGCCCCCATATAAGTGATAATGAATTTATCTTGTAAGCTATATTTTTCTCGAAACCAGTTTTGTTTTTCAGTCGGTCTGAAAATATCAAGATCTGCTCCATTCGGTATCATAGTTACCTTATCTTCGGCAACATTCTTGTTCTCAATCAATGCTGTTTTAAATGCCGGGGTTAAAACATTTATTTTATTAGCAAATTTATAAGATAGTTTTTCAACGAGATATGCAGCTTCTATCATTACTTTATTATTAAGTACTCCTGTATCAATTGCAGATTCTGGCCATAAATCTCTCACTTCAAATATTAAGGGCATCGACTTTAAAAACTTTGCCAGCACCCCAGTTATTCCAACAAATAAAGGAGGTGAAGTAA of Oceanobacillus zhaokaii contains these proteins:
- a CDS encoding sugar transferase, encoding MKRFFDFIVALVAIVLLSVFIIITAIIVRLKLGSPVLFKQERPGIQGNPFYVYKFRTMTDERDEKGELLPDNIRLTKVGKFIRKFSLDELPQLFNVLKGDISLVGPRPLLMEYLPLYTSEQSRRHEVRPGITGWAQVNGRNAISWEEKFKLDVWYVDNQSFWLDIKILFLTVVKVFKSEGINQDGQATIEKFKGSDQKKVSNK
- the wecB gene encoding non-hydrolyzing UDP-N-acetylglucosamine 2-epimerase, which produces MSKRIKVMTIFGTRPEAIKMAPLVLELNKRSDEFESIVTVTAQHREMLDQVLDIFSITPDYDLNIMKKQQTLAQITTRALEGLDEVMKKVQPDIVLVHGDTSTTFAGSLAAYYNQIAVGHVEAGLRTWNKYSPFPEEMNRQLTGVMADLHFSPTEKSKQNLLDENKPADRIYVTGNTAIDALKTTVHKDYSSPIIDALGDKRLVLMTAHRRENLGSNMQQMFRAIKRLVEKHDDIQVVYPVHLNPVVQETANEILGNDDRIQLINPLDVVDFHNFAAHAYLILTDSGGVQEEAPSLGVPVLVLRDTTERPEGIEAGTLKLVGTDEDTIFNVANELLSDKAAHDKMAKASNPYGDGEASRRIADAIVKYMV
- a CDS encoding nucleotide sugar dehydrogenase, encoding MSKNLCVVGLGYIGLPTAVVFAENGWKVTGVDVNSLVVDELNKGKVIIEENGLDELVAKVVNENKFVARMSPVESDVFIVAVPTPHNEDQSANLKYVESAVKSILPVLKKGNTIIVESTIPPRTTRDVVAPILDEAGFESGDDVYLAHCPERVLPGRILIELYENNRIVGGINTVSTEKAAEVYRTFVKGKVLETSAESAEMSKLMENTYRDVNIALANELTKISEGLNIDALEVISLANEHPRVNVHQPGPGVGGHCLAVDPYFIIEKDPDNAKLITNARTINESMPEFVVNQVRKAVDKSSKIAVFGLAYKGNIDDIRESPAIKIVKQLMFEGFNTKIYDPYVKQEQVDFALSTYEEALQGADILLILTDHNEFKNLNWKEISNLMRAANVLDTKNCIQNASAEVNHYNFGNLYELDYADSREVHN
- a CDS encoding glycosyltransferase family 4 protein produces the protein MKILVLHQYFLGRNDPGGSRYNQFVKYWEDAGHEITVVAGTVHYSTGKKEEQYKGKFIVKEKYSENVTVYRTHVSEAYNKSFLGRLWGYFSFTYSSLIAILFKIKKHDVIVVTSPPLFVGITGVLAKFLKSMPLIFEVRDLWPESAIDTGVLNNKVMIEAAYLVEKLSYKFANKINVLTPAFKTALIENKNVAEDKVTMIPNGADLDIFRPTEKQNWFREKYSLQDKFIITYMGAHGVANNLDSILNVAKKCSSLKDIVFLLVGDGMEKDRLKKRAIKEKIENVIFIDSQPKSIIPDICNASDICTAVLQKNDTFKTVYPNKVFDYMSCAKPILLGIDGVARELVEKSESGYYVDPNNSEEFKRLILKLYNDTEHLKELGKNGYKYVTQHFNRESLAKDYINEIERVVNKNV